One stretch of Pigmentiphaga aceris DNA includes these proteins:
- a CDS encoding NAD(P)/FAD-dependent oxidoreductase, with translation MTAPLPEISSLWMDTAARAPRFPAQAGTTQCDVAIIGGGYTGLSTAHHLTQAGLAPVVLEASRIGWGASGRNGGVVSAKFRISSADIAGTYDLAMARRMAQIANESVELIGELVDTCNIPDAGFMMSGNLKCAHNAVSMDKLRAEQQWLATNMGDTGLRIQSAAEVAEETGSRDFVGGLLNPHGGLIHPLNFVRGLAESVSRAGVPVFEQSPVRAMRRDGERMLLETPSGTVSAKQVVIATNAYSDLTPATVQVQRTLVPFRSALIATEPLTTPAFAKLLATNRSYTETRRMMRWFRRAGDRILFGGRGAFGKADSAAATDALRRKMVAIFPELASVQVTHRWSGLVGMTLDSVPHVGRLDPYVSYAVGYNGAGVAMSTLMGRYLARIVQGETPELGLLWAPHLKKLPFYPVREPAVRMVAGWYQFLDAIGR, from the coding sequence ATGACTGCGCCGCTCCCTGAAATCTCGTCACTGTGGATGGACACGGCCGCCCGTGCGCCGCGCTTTCCAGCACAGGCCGGGACAACCCAGTGTGACGTCGCCATCATCGGCGGGGGCTATACGGGGTTGTCTACCGCGCATCACTTGACACAGGCAGGCCTGGCCCCGGTGGTGCTGGAAGCCAGCCGCATCGGTTGGGGTGCAAGCGGGCGCAATGGCGGTGTGGTGTCTGCAAAGTTCCGCATCTCGTCGGCCGACATCGCTGGCACCTACGATCTGGCCATGGCACGACGCATGGCGCAGATCGCCAACGAGTCGGTCGAACTGATCGGGGAACTGGTCGACACCTGCAATATTCCCGACGCAGGTTTCATGATGTCGGGAAACCTGAAGTGCGCGCACAACGCGGTGTCGATGGACAAGCTGCGCGCCGAGCAGCAATGGCTTGCCACCAACATGGGCGACACCGGGTTGCGCATACAAAGTGCGGCTGAAGTCGCGGAAGAAACCGGGTCGCGCGATTTTGTCGGCGGCCTGCTCAACCCGCATGGCGGCTTGATTCACCCCTTGAATTTTGTACGTGGCCTGGCGGAATCCGTCAGCCGCGCAGGCGTGCCGGTGTTCGAACAAAGCCCGGTGCGAGCCATGCGCCGTGACGGTGAACGCATGCTGCTGGAAACGCCGTCGGGCACGGTCAGCGCCAAGCAGGTGGTGATTGCCACCAACGCGTATTCCGACCTGACACCGGCCACGGTGCAGGTGCAACGCACGCTGGTGCCGTTTCGCAGCGCACTGATCGCCACCGAACCGCTGACCACACCGGCCTTTGCCAAGCTGCTTGCCACCAATCGCAGCTATACCGAGACGCGTCGGATGATGCGCTGGTTCCGGCGTGCCGGTGACCGCATTCTGTTCGGCGGGCGTGGCGCTTTTGGCAAGGCCGATTCGGCCGCCGCGACAGACGCACTGCGACGCAAGATGGTCGCGATCTTCCCCGAACTGGCGTCGGTGCAGGTCACGCATCGCTGGTCGGGCCTGGTCGGCATGACGCTTGACAGCGTGCCGCATGTGGGCAGGCTCGACCCCTATGTGAGTTATGCCGTGGGCTACAACGGCGCGGGTGTCGCCATGTCCACCTTGATGGGGCGTTACCTGGCGCGCATCGTGCAAGGCGAGACGCCCGAACTTGGCCTGTTGTGGGCCCCGCATCTGAAGAAGCTTCCGTTCTACCCGGTACGCGAACCTGCGGTGCGCATGGTCGCGGGCTGGTACCAGTTCCTTGATGCCATTGGCCGCTGA
- a CDS encoding ABC transporter substrate-binding protein, with translation MFTLHRTLAAPALIAGALLSTSALAAGQITFVSQGGAWQEAQTAVILNPAAKMLDIRINQDSVPDAWPMIKTQGETGKPIWDVVDTPTANCLRGGQAGLIEKLDFSKIPNAAAMPDAYKTPYSVAYEFYSSVLAFNTKTYAATQPKSWADFWDVKKFPGRRALRNHPLATLEAALMADGVAPDKLYPLDVDRAFKKLEEIKPNITVWWTSGGQSAQLLNDGEVDMIMAWNGRVSAIMKEGAKVGFTYDQGVLQSTHLCVLKNAPNLDNAHRFINAAISPELQAGIPSKIDYGPGNPEAFKTGKIPEAMVATLPSAPVNASKQALMAYDWWTSPAGEAAEKRWLGFMQK, from the coding sequence ATGTTCACCTTGCACCGCACACTTGCCGCCCCTGCCCTGATCGCGGGCGCGCTGCTGAGCACCTCGGCCCTGGCCGCAGGTCAGATCACCTTCGTATCGCAAGGCGGTGCATGGCAGGAGGCGCAGACCGCCGTGATCCTGAACCCTGCCGCCAAGATGCTGGACATTCGCATCAATCAGGACAGCGTGCCGGACGCCTGGCCGATGATCAAGACGCAGGGCGAGACCGGCAAACCGATCTGGGACGTGGTGGACACGCCCACCGCAAACTGCCTGCGCGGCGGTCAGGCGGGGCTGATCGAGAAACTGGATTTCAGCAAGATCCCGAACGCGGCGGCCATGCCCGATGCGTACAAGACGCCGTACTCGGTGGCCTACGAGTTCTATTCCAGCGTGCTGGCCTTCAACACCAAGACCTACGCGGCAACGCAACCCAAAAGCTGGGCCGATTTCTGGGACGTGAAGAAATTCCCGGGCCGTCGTGCACTGCGCAACCATCCGCTGGCCACGCTTGAAGCCGCGCTGATGGCCGATGGTGTCGCGCCCGACAAGCTCTACCCGCTGGACGTTGATCGGGCCTTCAAGAAGCTGGAAGAGATCAAGCCGAACATCACAGTATGGTGGACGTCTGGTGGCCAGTCGGCACAGCTGTTGAACGACGGTGAAGTCGACATGATCATGGCCTGGAACGGCCGGGTCAGCGCGATCATGAAAGAAGGTGCCAAGGTGGGCTTCACCTACGACCAGGGCGTGCTGCAAAGCACTCACCTGTGCGTGCTGAAGAACGCGCCGAACCTGGACAACGCACACCGTTTCATCAACGCCGCGATCTCGCCTGAACTGCAGGCCGGTATCCCGTCGAAGATCGACTACGGCCCGGGCAACCCGGAAGCCTTCAAGACCGGCAAGATCCCCGAAGCCATGGTGGCCACGCTGCCCAGCGCGCCGGTCAATGCGTCCAAGCAGGCACTGATGGCCTACGACTGGTGGACCTCGCCTGCGGGTGAAGCAGCAGAGAAGCGCTGGTTGGGCTTCATGCAGAAGTGA
- a CDS encoding ABC transporter permease, with protein sequence MQSLSDPTAILARQHARRDHRIMLALSVPSAAIVFLLLVLPMAWLLWQSFYDKGFTLGHYQRIFSDPAYLGTFWLTFRISLITTLLALLLGYPVAFAAAAAPPRWRLFILTLVLIPLWTSVLVRAYAWLILLQRSGVINKTLLGMGWIDQPLSLIHNELGTLIGTTHILLPFMILPMYATMQKIPRELLMAGSSLGGSPSHVFWRVFFPLSLPGVLAGTTLVFVLCLGFYITPELLGGGKTMMVSMLVSRNVELYNQWGAASAVSVVLLICVFAVFAVIGRILPIERIVAPR encoded by the coding sequence ATGCAATCCCTGTCCGATCCGACCGCCATACTGGCCCGGCAGCATGCCCGCCGCGATCATCGCATCATGCTCGCGCTGTCTGTGCCGTCAGCAGCCATTGTGTTCCTGCTGCTGGTGCTGCCCATGGCCTGGCTGCTGTGGCAGTCGTTCTACGACAAGGGATTCACGCTGGGACACTACCAGCGCATTTTCAGCGACCCGGCTTACCTGGGCACGTTCTGGCTGACCTTTCGGATCAGCCTGATCACCACCTTGTTGGCCTTGCTGCTGGGCTACCCGGTGGCGTTTGCGGCAGCGGCCGCACCGCCGCGCTGGCGGCTGTTCATCCTGACGCTGGTACTGATTCCACTGTGGACCAGCGTATTGGTGCGCGCCTACGCCTGGCTGATTCTGTTGCAGCGAAGCGGGGTCATCAACAAGACGCTGCTGGGCATGGGCTGGATCGATCAGCCGCTGTCCTTGATTCACAATGAACTGGGCACCTTGATCGGCACCACGCACATCCTGCTGCCCTTCATGATCCTGCCCATGTACGCCACCATGCAGAAGATTCCGCGCGAGCTGCTGATGGCAGGGTCGAGCCTGGGCGGCTCACCGTCGCACGTGTTCTGGCGGGTGTTCTTCCCCTTGTCCTTGCCGGGCGTGCTGGCCGGCACCACGCTGGTCTTCGTGCTGTGCCTGGGCTTCTACATCACGCCTGAACTGCTGGGCGGCGGCAAGACCATGATGGTGTCGATGCTGGTCAGCCGCAATGTCGAGCTTTACAACCAATGGGGTGCGGCCAGTGCGGTCAGTGTGGTCTTGCTGATCTGCGTGTTCGCCGTCTTCGCAGTGATCGGGCGCATTCTGCCCATTGAACGCATCGTGGCCCCAAGATGA
- a CDS encoding ABC transporter permease, with amino-acid sequence MKRQPILLAFVVLVLLFLALPIFIIVPMSFSEARFLSFPPPGYSLRWYTAFFTNPAWLDAAKTSLTVAVLATVIATPIGIAAAYAISNSTLRVVRWIRAMLLLPLMIPVIIVAIGVFFVYAQMGLIATMTGLVLANVMLGLPYMVISVTAGLASFDINQEMAARSLGMNRFRSVMAVTLPQIRPSIVSGAVFVFISALDETIVSLFISGGQNQTLTKRMFTSLRDEIDPTIAAISTLLTAASFVLVMVVALSRRKKNE; translated from the coding sequence ATGAAACGCCAACCCATCCTGCTTGCCTTCGTGGTGCTGGTGTTGTTGTTCCTGGCACTGCCGATTTTCATCATCGTGCCAATGTCGTTCTCGGAAGCGCGGTTCCTGAGCTTCCCGCCACCCGGTTATTCGCTGCGCTGGTACACGGCCTTCTTTACCAACCCTGCCTGGCTCGATGCCGCCAAAACCAGCCTGACGGTTGCGGTATTGGCCACGGTGATTGCCACGCCGATCGGTATTGCGGCGGCGTATGCCATCAGCAACTCCACACTGCGTGTGGTGCGCTGGATTCGCGCCATGCTGCTGTTGCCGCTGATGATCCCGGTGATCATCGTCGCCATTGGCGTGTTCTTCGTCTATGCGCAAATGGGGCTGATCGCCACCATGACGGGCCTGGTGCTGGCCAACGTGATGCTGGGCCTGCCATACATGGTGATCTCGGTCACGGCCGGGCTGGCCAGCTTCGACATCAACCAGGAAATGGCCGCGCGCAGCCTGGGCATGAACCGCTTCCGCAGCGTGATGGCGGTGACGCTGCCGCAGATCCGACCAAGCATCGTGTCAGGTGCGGTGTTTGTCTTCATCTCGGCGCTGGATGAAACCATCGTGTCGCTGTTCATTTCGGGTGGGCAGAACCAGACGCTGACCAAGCGCATGTTCACGTCTTTGCGCGACGAGATCGACCCGACGATTGCGGCAATCAGCACCTTGCTGACGGCTGCGTCGTTTGTGCTGGTGATGGTGGTGGCGCTCAGTCGACGCAAGAAGAACGAGTAA
- a CDS encoding bifunctional metallophosphatase/5'-nucleotidase — protein sequence MTIRTIFAATSIACLLSACGGDDSTPAPVTPPVTPPAAQPLALTILHINDHHSNLDGASTTLALAGADGTLKTVTVPMGGFARVKAAIDALAKDSPNVLKLHAGDAQTGTLYFNRAGATGEPDAAMMNTVCFDAFTLGNHEFDKGDTHLKSFIDLLHAGSCKTPALSANVTFGANSALAASRAPDYVKPSVVVERGGQKIGIVGLTIAGKTKSSSSPDADTVFEDELAAGQREVNRLRASGVNKIILMSHIGYTYDVELAPKFEGVDVIVGGDSHTLLGPTNMAAYRLSATAGGAYPTRLTGKDGKNVCVVQAWEYSRVVGELKVNFDANGDVTSCSGTPHVLIGDDLKIGTAAVSAADRTAMMADIAASGFLRVTAPDASATAVLAPFKEKVDVFNRTVVAVAPDELCSRRVPGGSATSTARWNDYGRSSAACNALGDVTRRGGDIQQIAAQAFLEIADKSYGGADLTLQSGGGVRVPLQGEVTAGKAIEVLPYGNMLWRVEITAPEIKAMLEDGMEATYGPTATTGPYPYAGGVRFDVDASQPKGNRISNLEIHNRTTDTWRLLNLSDTTTMYKLFVLSFNATGGDGYTSLAALPLSRRLDIGVLDADVFLEYIAAQSKNAAGLPILRKLDPSKFSTKSVKDPA from the coding sequence ATGACCATTCGCACGATTTTTGCCGCGACCTCCATCGCCTGCCTGCTGTCCGCTTGCGGTGGCGATGATTCGACGCCCGCACCCGTCACCCCCCCGGTGACGCCGCCTGCCGCGCAGCCGCTTGCCCTGACCATCCTGCACATCAACGATCACCATTCGAATCTCGATGGTGCATCGACCACGCTGGCGCTGGCCGGTGCCGATGGCACCCTCAAGACGGTAACCGTGCCCATGGGCGGTTTTGCGCGCGTGAAAGCGGCTATCGACGCACTGGCCAAGGATTCGCCCAACGTGCTCAAGCTGCACGCAGGCGATGCCCAGACCGGGACCTTGTACTTCAACCGCGCGGGTGCCACCGGCGAGCCGGATGCCGCCATGATGAACACGGTTTGCTTCGATGCATTCACGCTCGGCAATCACGAGTTCGACAAGGGCGACACGCATCTCAAGAGCTTCATCGACCTGCTGCATGCCGGCAGCTGCAAGACGCCTGCCCTGAGCGCCAACGTGACCTTCGGCGCGAACTCGGCGCTGGCCGCATCGCGTGCACCTGACTACGTGAAGCCGTCGGTAGTAGTAGAGCGGGGCGGCCAGAAGATCGGCATCGTCGGTCTGACCATCGCCGGAAAGACCAAGTCTTCGTCGAGCCCGGATGCCGATACGGTCTTCGAAGACGAATTGGCGGCCGGTCAGCGCGAGGTCAATCGCCTGCGCGCAAGCGGCGTGAACAAGATCATTCTGATGAGCCACATCGGCTACACCTACGACGTCGAACTGGCACCCAAGTTCGAAGGCGTGGATGTGATCGTGGGCGGCGATTCGCACACCTTGCTCGGCCCCACCAACATGGCGGCTTACCGTCTGAGCGCCACTGCGGGTGGCGCTTACCCGACCCGCCTGACCGGCAAGGATGGCAAGAACGTCTGCGTGGTGCAGGCCTGGGAATACAGCCGCGTGGTGGGTGAACTGAAGGTCAACTTCGACGCCAATGGCGATGTCACCAGCTGCTCGGGCACGCCGCACGTGCTGATCGGCGACGACCTGAAGATCGGCACCGCTGCCGTGTCTGCCGCTGACCGTACCGCGATGATGGCCGACATTGCTGCCAGCGGCTTCCTGCGTGTCACGGCTCCCGACGCATCGGCCACTGCCGTGCTGGCACCGTTCAAGGAAAAGGTCGACGTCTTCAACCGCACCGTGGTGGCTGTGGCTCCCGACGAGCTGTGCTCGCGCCGGGTCCCGGGTGGCAGCGCAACCTCGACGGCACGCTGGAATGACTATGGTCGTTCCAGCGCCGCGTGCAATGCGCTGGGCGACGTCACACGTCGTGGTGGCGACATCCAGCAGATTGCCGCCCAGGCCTTCCTGGAAATCGCCGACAAGTCCTATGGCGGTGCCGATCTGACGCTGCAAAGCGGTGGTGGTGTGCGTGTGCCGCTGCAAGGTGAAGTCACGGCGGGCAAGGCAATCGAAGTGCTGCCCTACGGCAACATGTTGTGGCGTGTGGAGATCACCGCACCCGAGATCAAGGCCATGCTGGAAGACGGCATGGAAGCCACCTACGGTCCCACTGCCACGACGGGTCCCTACCCGTATGCAGGCGGCGTGCGCTTCGATGTCGATGCCAGCCAGCCCAAGGGCAATCGCATCAGCAATCTGGAAATCCACAACCGCACGACCGACACCTGGCGTCTGCTGAACCTGAGCGACACCACCACGATGTACAAGCTGTTCGTGCTGAGCTTCAACGCAACCGGCGGTGACGGCTATACCTCGTTGGCAGCACTGCCGCTGTCGCGTCGCCTGGACATCGGTGTGCTCGATGCCGACGTGTTCCTGGAGTACATCGCGGCCCAGTCGAAGAACGCGGCAGGTCTGCCGATTCTGCGCAAACTGGACCCGTCCAAGTTCAGCACGAAGTCTGTGAAGGACCCTGCGTGA
- the clsB gene encoding cardiolipin synthase ClsB — MRRVSVRTKWLPGNDVRLLRGGGEFFPALCEAIGRAKHSVHIETYIYSHDASGECVVQALQAAARRGVQVRVALDGFGSASTADELVRLLGEAGGQCNVYRPERGGRYRFALSRQRLRRLHRKTAVIDETLAFVGGINILDDNTDPNHGHLEHPRFDFAVRVTGPVVAEVVHAQRRLWAKLEWARTRTRPASWAKAFGPMKRSATPKATGNMRAALITRDNLRNRQSIEQAYLDAMAKATHDIIIANAYFFPGHTFRKALRQAAARGVRVRLLLQGMVEYRLQHMASRSLYESLLKSGIEIYEYMPSILHAKVAVIDGHATVGSSNLDPFSLLLAREANVVVADKAFATQLRDELELAIKTGGKQMLAEEFGRLGWISRLGHRIAYTLLRIAVALSGKGNNY, encoded by the coding sequence GTGAGACGTGTGTCGGTACGGACCAAGTGGTTGCCCGGCAACGACGTGCGACTGCTGCGCGGCGGGGGCGAGTTTTTCCCGGCCCTGTGCGAAGCCATCGGGCGCGCCAAGCATTCGGTGCACATCGAGACCTATATCTACTCGCACGACGCGTCGGGCGAATGCGTGGTGCAGGCTTTGCAAGCGGCAGCCAGACGCGGCGTGCAGGTACGGGTTGCCCTCGACGGATTCGGCAGTGCGTCCACGGCTGATGAACTGGTACGGTTGCTGGGTGAGGCCGGTGGTCAGTGCAACGTCTATCGCCCCGAACGCGGAGGGCGTTACCGCTTTGCATTGTCGCGCCAGCGACTGCGCCGTCTGCACCGCAAGACGGCGGTGATCGATGAGACCCTGGCTTTCGTCGGCGGCATCAACATTCTGGACGACAACACCGACCCCAATCACGGTCATCTGGAACACCCGCGCTTTGACTTTGCGGTGCGCGTCACGGGCCCGGTGGTGGCTGAGGTGGTGCATGCGCAGCGGCGTCTGTGGGCCAAGCTGGAATGGGCGCGCACGCGCACACGGCCAGCCAGCTGGGCCAAAGCCTTCGGGCCGATGAAACGTTCGGCCACACCCAAGGCCACCGGAAACATGCGCGCGGCCCTGATCACGCGCGACAACCTGCGCAATCGGCAGAGCATCGAGCAAGCCTATCTCGATGCGATGGCCAAGGCCACGCACGACATCATCATTGCCAATGCCTACTTCTTCCCGGGACACACCTTCCGCAAGGCATTGCGTCAGGCGGCGGCGCGTGGAGTACGCGTACGGCTGCTGTTGCAAGGCATGGTCGAATATCGCCTGCAGCACATGGCCTCGCGTTCCCTGTACGAGTCCTTGCTGAAGTCGGGCATCGAGATCTACGAATACATGCCCAGTATCCTGCACGCGAAGGTGGCGGTGATCGACGGTCATGCCACCGTCGGGTCGTCCAACCTGGACCCGTTCAGCCTGCTGCTGGCGCGTGAGGCCAACGTGGTGGTGGCCGACAAGGCGTTTGCCACGCAGTTGCGCGACGAGCTTGAACTGGCGATCAAGACGGGTGGCAAGCAGATGCTGGCTGAAGAATTCGGCCGTCTGGGCTGGATCAGTCGCCTGGGTCATCGCATTGCCTATACCTTGCTGCGCATTGCGGTGGCGCTCAGCGGGAAGGGCAACAACTACTGA
- a CDS encoding endonuclease/exonuclease/phosphatase family protein encodes MSVIRVVSYNIHKGKSALGSRESLNDLRLGLHGLRADLAFLQEVQGRNARKGTLDAQHEMLGAALHMETAYGCNAVHEHTDHGNALLSRFPILSSHNEDISDHKMEQRGLLHTVVKIREHEVHCFVAHLGLFKGSRMRQIEAMVSRIGNEVPSDAPVIVAGDFNDWNNILSPLLMHRLNLHEVFASAPRSHGGFSTLRDSVKVVSRAFRNKDLTMLNQLRTGVQHGAPQLGMGNNLISPRPPRTFPALFPWLRLDRIYQRGFSVRQARVLQGRPWTRLSDHAPLIAELELP; translated from the coding sequence ATGTCCGTCATCCGAGTCGTCAGCTACAACATCCACAAAGGCAAGTCTGCCCTGGGATCGCGTGAGTCGCTCAACGACCTCAGGTTGGGCCTGCACGGCCTGCGCGCCGACTTGGCTTTTCTGCAAGAAGTGCAGGGCCGCAACGCGCGCAAAGGCACGCTGGATGCCCAGCATGAAATGCTGGGCGCTGCCCTGCACATGGAAACTGCCTACGGTTGCAACGCCGTGCACGAGCACACCGATCACGGCAATGCGCTGTTGTCGCGTTTCCCGATTCTGTCCTCGCACAACGAAGATATCTCTGACCACAAGATGGAGCAGCGCGGGCTGCTGCATACGGTGGTGAAGATCCGTGAACACGAGGTGCATTGCTTCGTGGCGCACCTGGGCCTGTTCAAAGGCAGCCGCATGCGTCAGATCGAGGCCATGGTGTCGCGCATTGGCAATGAAGTGCCCAGCGATGCGCCGGTGATCGTCGCGGGTGATTTCAACGATTGGAACAACATCCTGTCGCCGCTGCTGATGCACCGGCTGAATCTGCACGAAGTCTTTGCGTCGGCACCGCGATCGCACGGCGGGTTTTCCACGCTGCGCGATTCCGTAAAGGTAGTCAGCCGCGCGTTCCGCAACAAAGACCTGACCATGCTTAACCAGCTGCGCACGGGTGTGCAGCATGGTGCCCCACAGCTTGGCATGGGCAACAACCTGATCTCGCCGCGCCCGCCGCGCACCTTCCCGGCGCTGTTCCCGTGGCTGCGGCTTGACCGCATCTACCAGCGCGGTTTCTCGGTGCGCCAGGCACGTGTGCTGCAAGGCCGCCCCTGGACGCGTCTGTCCGACCATGCCCCCCTGATCGCCGAGCTGGAACTTCCGTGA
- a CDS encoding DUF4214 domain-containing protein: protein MATATSAHQLAIANLYVALFNRAPDASGFAYWGQAMTNGAPVSSIAESLLNSPESLAIYARSQSATDFVTTFYQTVFNRAPDANGLTFWTGELNAAGGVESDAAKAQLVMKIVDVVSTPLPIKPAELSDAQYAETVRDREIFREKAMIGVDFATQRNSDDLALAKQVIAHLNTLKIPTDIVPAVGAPEVVVPEPVVPAPDPFDTFTLTTGADTFTGGAGNDIFNGPVFSRVNSINTHDKLDGGDGIDTLNLGLYFVWREIPTLTNLEIVNVTTLNSGVMLDLRKSTGITHVNVTGSDAASDGSIFYVGDATLSVANQTAAVAFSGSTAANLSLTLNHVGTSMAQTTVDLAGTDPVAGIGAGARASSLDITANNAYVALAHTTASASVVSVNVAATGTNALTLSAASAATVEDLTVTGSGSVDFSGRTLSALRTFTGGDGGVTLSVDALSADARINLGAGDNVVTLARGSEAGAVVVGGSGNDTFHMGAVMHATGRAPGTLDTLTGGAGRDTFTFDTADASSTSAHRIIHSKVTAVITDFETGVDQIKVAGAGAASATNFVKAATADSNLVELLMAAEAALNGTVHYYVGQVGSDAFLVTDINGTGFTNLIQLNNVGLAGINMEDITLFA, encoded by the coding sequence ATGGCAACTGCAACTTCCGCTCACCAGCTTGCAATCGCAAATCTGTATGTCGCGTTGTTCAATCGTGCACCGGACGCCTCCGGTTTCGCATACTGGGGCCAGGCCATGACAAATGGCGCGCCGGTATCTTCGATTGCGGAATCGCTGCTGAACAGCCCCGAGTCGCTGGCCATCTACGCCCGCTCGCAAAGTGCCACCGACTTCGTGACCACCTTCTATCAGACCGTCTTCAATCGCGCGCCCGACGCCAATGGGCTGACGTTCTGGACGGGCGAACTGAATGCGGCCGGTGGCGTGGAGTCGGACGCCGCCAAGGCACAACTGGTGATGAAGATCGTGGACGTGGTCAGCACGCCACTGCCGATCAAGCCTGCCGAGCTGAGCGACGCGCAGTACGCAGAAACAGTCAGGGACCGCGAGATATTCCGCGAAAAAGCCATGATTGGCGTGGACTTCGCCACCCAGCGAAACAGCGATGATCTGGCCTTGGCAAAGCAGGTCATTGCACACTTGAATACATTAAAGATCCCGACAGATATCGTGCCCGCAGTTGGCGCACCGGAAGTAGTGGTGCCCGAGCCTGTCGTTCCCGCACCCGACCCCTTCGACACCTTCACGCTCACCACGGGTGCCGATACCTTCACCGGCGGTGCGGGCAACGACATCTTCAACGGCCCGGTGTTCAGCCGCGTGAATTCGATCAATACCCACGACAAGCTAGATGGCGGCGACGGCATCGACACCTTGAATCTGGGCCTGTACTTTGTGTGGCGCGAGATCCCCACGCTGACCAATCTTGAGATCGTGAACGTGACGACGCTCAACAGCGGTGTGATGCTTGATCTGCGCAAGTCCACAGGCATTACCCACGTCAATGTCACCGGTTCCGATGCCGCGTCGGATGGCAGCATCTTCTACGTGGGTGACGCAACGCTGTCGGTTGCCAACCAGACGGCGGCCGTGGCTTTCTCCGGCAGCACGGCCGCCAACCTGTCGCTGACGCTGAACCATGTCGGCACCTCGATGGCGCAGACCACGGTTGACCTGGCCGGCACAGACCCGGTTGCCGGCATTGGTGCGGGCGCGCGCGCAAGCAGTCTGGACATCACCGCAAACAATGCCTACGTGGCCTTGGCGCACACCACAGCCAGCGCCAGCGTCGTGAGTGTGAATGTGGCCGCTACCGGCACCAACGCGCTGACCCTGTCTGCCGCCAGCGCCGCCACGGTCGAAGACCTGACGGTCACCGGCAGTGGCTCGGTCGACTTCTCCGGTCGCACGCTGTCTGCATTGAGGACCTTTACCGGTGGTGATGGCGGCGTCACGCTGAGCGTCGATGCGCTGTCGGCCGACGCCCGCATCAACCTGGGTGCGGGGGACAACGTCGTCACGCTGGCACGTGGCTCGGAAGCCGGTGCTGTGGTGGTGGGTGGCAGCGGCAACGACACCTTCCACATGGGTGCGGTGATGCACGCCACGGGGCGTGCCCCCGGCACGCTGGATACGCTGACCGGTGGCGCAGGCCGCGATACGTTCACCTTCGATACCGCTGACGCCAGCAGTACCAGCGCCCATCGCATCATTCACAGCAAGGTAACCGCAGTGATCACCGACTTCGAAACCGGCGTCGATCAGATCAAGGTGGCAGGGGCTGGTGCCGCGTCGGCAACGAACTTCGTGAAAGCCGCCACGGCTGATTCGAACCTCGTGGAACTGCTCATGGCAGCCGAGGCAGCGTTGAATGGCACGGTGCATTACTACGTCGGGCAGGTCGGGTCAGATGCCTTCCTGGTGACCGACATCAATGGCACGGGCTTCACCAATCTCATCCAGCTGAACAATGTTGGCCTGGCCGGGATCAACATGGAAGACATCACCTTGTTCGCCTGA